The Diaphorobacter ruginosibacter genome contains a region encoding:
- a CDS encoding efflux transporter outer membrane subunit, giving the protein MAFTFTLLAAAVLSGCAVGPDFQKPAMMDPGAQFVRQPSSVLSSSASSAAASAQEPDAQFWRAFNDPLLDELVARALVNNRDLHAAFARWQAAQALLEGTRADRLPTVTANAGGTQQRLARDQASPGQPRSSRSYQAGVAASWEADLFGRVRRAIEAGEADAQAGAADIAAMQLVIAAQLAGSYVELRGLQMRLALSQDNERNQRRTVELAEKRFSAGLSTDFDLRRARAQWQATLATIPSLEAQAAFAQHRIATLAGEMPGAWLEQLSVAPAALPAAPALIDPGTPADLLRRRPDIAAAEARLHGATARIGVATADLFPRVSLGAMLGSFTLAGGSLFKAASSNSNVVLGIDWTFLDAGRVRARIAASEAGADEALAQYQQTVLGAMEETENALVRLQKNREQGDLLALAASEQEQAEWQADRLYRAGSVSFYEVLDAQKQRLAAQDAALQSRVAGLQAALALYKSLAGGWGAGDPSVGYVELGQFSM; this is encoded by the coding sequence ATGGCATTCACTTTCACACTGCTGGCGGCCGCCGTGCTTTCGGGCTGCGCCGTGGGGCCGGACTTCCAGAAGCCCGCGATGATGGACCCCGGAGCGCAGTTTGTGCGCCAGCCATCTTCTGTGCTGTCATCATCAGCATCGTCGGCTGCAGCTTCCGCGCAGGAGCCCGATGCGCAGTTCTGGCGAGCTTTCAACGATCCGCTGCTCGACGAACTCGTGGCCCGGGCGCTTGTCAACAACCGCGACCTGCACGCGGCCTTTGCACGCTGGCAGGCTGCTCAGGCACTGCTTGAGGGCACGCGCGCGGACCGTTTGCCGACCGTCACCGCGAACGCCGGCGGAACCCAGCAGCGCCTCGCACGCGACCAGGCCAGCCCGGGCCAGCCGCGCTCTTCCCGCAGCTACCAGGCGGGTGTTGCGGCAAGCTGGGAGGCCGACCTGTTCGGGCGGGTACGCAGAGCGATCGAGGCCGGAGAGGCCGATGCGCAGGCCGGCGCGGCGGACATCGCCGCCATGCAACTGGTGATCGCAGCCCAGCTTGCCGGCAGCTATGTCGAGTTGCGCGGCCTGCAGATGCGCCTCGCGCTATCGCAGGATAACGAGCGCAACCAGCGACGCACCGTCGAACTGGCGGAGAAGCGCTTCAGCGCAGGCCTCAGCACCGACTTCGACCTGCGCCGCGCGCGTGCGCAGTGGCAGGCCACGCTGGCGACGATTCCGTCCCTGGAGGCGCAGGCCGCCTTTGCTCAGCATCGCATCGCGACGCTGGCGGGCGAAATGCCTGGCGCATGGCTCGAGCAACTCTCCGTGGCTCCCGCAGCACTGCCGGCTGCGCCGGCCCTGATCGATCCGGGAACACCAGCTGACCTGCTGCGCCGTCGCCCCGACATCGCGGCAGCAGAAGCCCGGCTTCACGGAGCCACGGCACGCATCGGCGTGGCAACGGCCGACCTGTTCCCGCGTGTGTCGCTTGGCGCCATGCTTGGCAGCTTCACGCTGGCGGGAGGGAGCTTGTTCAAGGCGGCCAGCTCGAACAGCAACGTGGTGCTCGGCATCGATTGGACCTTCCTCGACGCAGGCCGCGTGCGCGCGCGGATTGCAGCCAGCGAAGCAGGAGCCGACGAAGCCCTGGCGCAGTACCAGCAAACGGTGCTGGGTGCCATGGAAGAAACGGAAAACGCACTGGTGCGCCTGCAGAAAAACCGGGAGCAGGGTGATCTGCTCGCCCTGGCCGCCAGCGAGCAGGAGCAGGCGGAATGGCAGGCTGATCGTCTGTACCGGGCTGGCAGCGTGAGCTTCTACGAGGTGCTGGATGCGCAGAAGCAGCGGCTGGCTGCTCAGGATGCGGCGTTGCAGAGCCGGGTTGCGGGGTTGCAGGCTGCACTTGCGCTCTACAAGTCGCTGGCGGGGGGATGGGGCGCGGGGGATCCTTCGGTGGGTTATGTGGAGTTGGGGCAGTTCAGTATGTAA
- a CDS encoding ABC transporter ATP-binding protein has protein sequence MLSAKDLFITFNPGTPIETRALRGMSLDIPAGQFVAVIGSNGAGKSTFLNAISGDLGVDSGTIKIDNDDVTRQPVWSRATRVARVFQDPMAGTCEDLTIEENMALAHQRGTSRGLSSAVKKSNRDLYREKLSTLGLGLENRLTDRIGLLSGGQRQAVSLLMASLQPSRILLLDEHTAALDPRTADFVLQLTARIVAENKLTTMMVTHSMRQALDVGQRTVMLHQGQVVLDVSGEERAKMDVPDLLQMFEKVRGEKLSDDALLLG, from the coding sequence ATGTTGAGCGCAAAAGACCTGTTCATCACCTTCAACCCCGGCACGCCCATCGAAACCCGTGCGCTGCGCGGCATGTCGCTGGACATTCCCGCAGGCCAGTTCGTGGCCGTGATCGGCTCCAACGGCGCTGGCAAGTCCACCTTCCTGAACGCCATCTCCGGCGATCTGGGCGTGGACAGCGGTACCATCAAGATCGACAACGATGATGTCACTCGCCAGCCCGTCTGGTCGCGCGCCACCCGCGTGGCCCGTGTGTTCCAGGACCCGATGGCCGGAACCTGCGAGGACCTGACGATCGAAGAGAACATGGCGCTGGCCCATCAGCGCGGCACCAGCCGCGGCCTGAGCAGCGCCGTGAAGAAGAGCAACCGCGACCTGTACCGCGAAAAGCTCTCGACCCTGGGCCTCGGCCTGGAAAACCGCCTGACCGACCGCATCGGCCTCCTCTCGGGCGGCCAGCGCCAGGCGGTGAGCCTGCTGATGGCGTCGCTGCAGCCCTCGCGCATCCTGCTGCTGGACGAGCACACCGCCGCGCTCGACCCGCGCACGGCCGATTTCGTGCTGCAACTCACGGCGCGCATCGTGGCCGAGAACAAGCTCACCACGATGATGGTCACGCACAGCATGCGCCAGGCCCTCGACGTGGGGCAGCGTACGGTCATGCTGCACCAGGGGCAGGTGGTGCTTGATGTCTCCGGCGAGGAGCGCGCGAAGATGGATGTGCCGGATCTGCTGCAGATGTTCGAGAAGGTTCGGGGGGAAAAGCTGTCGGATGATGCTTTGTTGCTCGGCTGA
- a CDS encoding ABC transporter permease yields the protein MSLFSLLGALEIGLIFSLVALGVFISFRLLRFPDLTVDGSFPLGGAVCAVMIASGYNPFVATVAAAAAGAVAGTITGWLNVRLKIMDLLASILMMIALYSINLRIMGGPNIPLINDATIFTILQPESIPDYWARPIILIVIVVAAKIAMDWFFSTERGLAIRSTGSNARMARAQGINTGGMVLLGMAISNALVAVAGALFAQTQGGSDISMGIGTIVIGLAAVIVGESILPSRRLIYATLAVIIGAIVYRFFIALALNSDFIGLKAQDLNLVTAVLVTIALVIPQLKRKLAKRGA from the coding sequence ATGTCACTCTTTTCCCTGCTGGGCGCTCTTGAGATCGGGCTGATTTTCAGCCTGGTCGCGCTGGGTGTCTTCATCTCCTTTCGCCTGCTCCGCTTCCCCGACCTGACGGTGGATGGCAGTTTCCCACTTGGCGGCGCGGTCTGCGCCGTGATGATCGCCTCGGGCTACAACCCCTTCGTCGCGACCGTGGCGGCCGCTGCCGCCGGCGCCGTTGCCGGCACGATCACCGGCTGGCTGAACGTTCGGCTCAAGATCATGGACCTGCTCGCGTCCATCCTGATGATGATCGCGCTGTACTCCATCAACCTGCGCATCATGGGCGGCCCGAACATCCCGCTGATCAACGACGCCACCATCTTCACCATCTTGCAGCCCGAGAGCATTCCCGATTACTGGGCGCGCCCCATCATCCTCATCGTGATCGTCGTTGCAGCGAAGATCGCCATGGACTGGTTCTTCTCCACCGAGCGCGGCCTCGCGATCCGCTCGACCGGCTCCAACGCCCGCATGGCCCGCGCCCAGGGCATCAACACCGGCGGCATGGTGCTGCTCGGCATGGCGATTTCCAATGCGCTCGTGGCCGTGGCCGGTGCGCTGTTCGCACAGACCCAGGGCGGCTCCGACATTTCCATGGGCATCGGCACCATCGTGATCGGCCTCGCCGCGGTGATCGTGGGTGAATCGATCCTGCCTTCGCGCCGCCTGATCTATGCCACGCTGGCCGTCATCATCGGCGCCATCGTCTACCGTTTCTTCATCGCGCTTGCACTCAACAGCGACTTCATCGGCCTCAAGGCTCAGGACCTGAACCTCGTGACAGCCGTGCTCGTGACCATCGCGCTCGTGATCCCGCAGCTCAAGCGCAAGCTGGCCAAGCGCGGCGCCTGA
- a CDS encoding ABC transporter substrate-binding protein has translation MKNLSWAPLGALALAMASLSSVAVAQTKSVAVTAIVEHPALDAIRDGVKESLKAAGYEEGKNLKWQYQSAQGNTGTAAQIARKFVGDKPDAIVAIATPSAQAVVAATKDVPVVFSAVTDPVAAKLVKSWEPSKNNVTGVSDLLALDPQIELIKKVVPNAKKVGMVYNPGEANSAVVVKQLKELLPKHGMTLVEASAPRSVDVGTAARSLVGKVDVIYTNTDNNVVSAYESLVKVGQDAKLPLVASDTDSVKRGAIAALGVNYKDLGLQTGQVVLRILKGEKPGDIKPEVSNKTELYVNPGAAEKQGVKLSDELVKSAAQVVQ, from the coding sequence ATGAAAAACTTGTCCTGGGCACCCCTTGGCGCATTGGCTCTGGCCATGGCCTCCCTGTCCTCCGTCGCCGTGGCGCAGACCAAGTCTGTCGCGGTGACCGCCATCGTGGAACATCCCGCGCTGGACGCCATCCGTGACGGCGTGAAGGAAAGCCTGAAGGCCGCCGGCTACGAGGAAGGCAAGAACCTCAAGTGGCAGTACCAGAGCGCCCAGGGCAACACCGGCACCGCCGCACAGATCGCGCGAAAGTTCGTGGGTGACAAGCCCGACGCCATCGTCGCCATCGCAACGCCTTCCGCACAAGCCGTGGTGGCAGCCACCAAGGACGTGCCCGTGGTGTTCTCCGCCGTGACCGATCCGGTGGCCGCCAAGCTGGTCAAGAGCTGGGAGCCGTCGAAGAACAATGTGACCGGCGTGTCCGACCTGCTGGCGCTCGACCCGCAGATCGAGCTGATCAAGAAGGTCGTGCCGAACGCCAAGAAGGTCGGCATGGTGTACAACCCCGGCGAAGCCAACTCCGCCGTGGTCGTCAAGCAGCTCAAGGAACTGCTGCCCAAGCACGGCATGACGCTGGTCGAAGCCTCCGCACCGCGGTCGGTGGACGTGGGCACGGCCGCTCGCAGCCTGGTTGGCAAGGTCGACGTGATCTACACGAACACCGACAACAACGTCGTGTCCGCCTATGAGTCCCTCGTCAAGGTGGGCCAGGACGCCAAGCTGCCGCTGGTCGCCTCCGACACCGACTCCGTCAAGCGCGGCGCGATCGCTGCCCTGGGCGTGAACTACAAGGACCTGGGCCTGCAGACCGGCCAGGTGGTCCTGCGCATCCTCAAGGGCGAGAAGCCCGGCGACATCAAGCCTGAAGTCAGCAACAAGACCGAGCTGTACGTGAACCCGGGCGCCGCCGAGAAGCAAGGCGTCAAGCTCTCCGACGAGCTGGTCAAGTCCGCTGCCCAAGTGGTGCAATAA
- a CDS encoding electron transfer flavoprotein-ubiquinone oxidoreductase, whose amino-acid sequence MTNDEILAQYGPREAMEYDVVIVGAGPGGLATAIRLKQLAAEKGQDISVVVLEKGSEPGAHILSGAIMDPRALTELIPDWKEKGAPLNQPVTDDAMVFLSEKGSFRTPNMVLPACFQNHGNYIVSLGNVVRWMSEQAEALGVEIFPGFAAAEIVYNEDGSVKGVATGNMGVGKDGEPTGEFQLGMELHGKYTIFAEGARGNLGKQLIARYKLDEGRDPQTYGIGIKELWEIDPKRHQPGMVLHTAGWPMDNNTYGGAFLYHLEGNKVTLGFITGLDYSNPYLSPFEEMQRWKTHPNIRWYLEGDESKGIKPAKRLGYGARAIAAGGLMSLPKFVFPGGALVGCDAGFLNVSRIKGSHAAIKTGKMAAEAAFDAVTAGRQGDELSAYPAAFENSWLYEELNKARNFKAWFKKGLLTATIMNGIEQFVLRGHIPWTLHRDKPDHAYLKPAAECKPIVYPKPDGKLTFDRLSSVFISNTNHSEDQPAHLTLKDASVPVNVNLAKFAGPEQRYCPAGVYEFVPDESKGGNAERLQINAQNCVHCKTCDIKDPTQNIVWVTPEGGGGPNYSGM is encoded by the coding sequence ATGACGAACGACGAAATCCTCGCCCAGTACGGCCCGCGAGAGGCCATGGAATACGACGTAGTGATCGTCGGCGCAGGCCCTGGGGGCCTGGCCACGGCGATTCGCCTCAAGCAGCTTGCCGCCGAAAAAGGGCAGGACATCTCGGTCGTCGTGCTGGAAAAAGGCTCGGAGCCCGGAGCGCACATCCTCTCGGGCGCCATCATGGACCCGCGCGCGCTCACAGAGCTGATCCCCGACTGGAAGGAAAAGGGAGCGCCGCTGAACCAGCCCGTCACCGACGACGCCATGGTGTTCCTGTCCGAGAAGGGTTCGTTCCGCACACCCAACATGGTGCTGCCGGCCTGCTTCCAGAACCATGGCAACTACATCGTCAGTCTCGGCAACGTCGTGCGCTGGATGTCCGAGCAGGCCGAAGCGCTGGGCGTCGAGATCTTCCCGGGCTTCGCTGCCGCCGAAATCGTCTACAACGAAGACGGCTCGGTCAAGGGCGTGGCCACCGGCAACATGGGCGTGGGCAAGGATGGCGAGCCGACCGGTGAATTCCAGCTCGGCATGGAACTGCACGGCAAGTACACCATCTTCGCCGAGGGCGCGCGCGGCAACCTGGGCAAGCAGCTCATCGCCAGGTACAAGCTCGACGAAGGACGCGACCCGCAGACCTATGGCATCGGCATCAAGGAACTGTGGGAAATCGATCCCAAGCGCCACCAGCCCGGCATGGTGCTGCACACTGCGGGCTGGCCGATGGACAACAACACCTACGGCGGCGCGTTCCTCTACCACCTCGAGGGCAACAAGGTCACGCTGGGCTTCATCACCGGACTTGACTATTCCAACCCGTATCTCTCGCCGTTCGAGGAGATGCAGCGCTGGAAGACCCACCCCAATATCCGGTGGTACCTGGAAGGCGACGAGTCCAAGGGCATCAAGCCTGCCAAGCGCCTGGGCTATGGCGCACGCGCGATTGCGGCCGGTGGCCTGATGAGCCTGCCCAAGTTCGTGTTCCCCGGCGGCGCACTCGTGGGCTGCGATGCAGGCTTCCTCAACGTCAGCCGTATCAAGGGCAGCCATGCCGCGATCAAGACAGGCAAGATGGCCGCAGAGGCAGCCTTCGATGCGGTCACCGCGGGCCGCCAGGGCGACGAGCTGTCGGCCTACCCCGCCGCGTTCGAGAACAGCTGGCTGTACGAGGAACTGAACAAGGCGCGCAACTTCAAGGCCTGGTTCAAGAAGGGCCTGCTCACCGCAACGATCATGAACGGCATCGAGCAGTTTGTGCTGCGCGGCCATATTCCCTGGACGCTGCACCGCGACAAGCCCGACCATGCTTACCTGAAGCCCGCGGCCGAGTGCAAGCCCATCGTCTATCCCAAGCCCGACGGCAAGCTGACGTTCGACCGCCTCTCCAGCGTGTTCATCAGCAACACCAATCACTCGGAAGATCAGCCCGCGCACCTGACGCTCAAGGATGCCAGCGTGCCGGTCAATGTGAATCTGGCGAAATTTGCGGGCCCCGAGCAGCGCTACTGCCCAGCGGGTGTCTATGAATTCGTGCCCGACGAATCCAAGGGCGGCAATGCCGAGCGCCTGCAGATCAACGCGCAGAATTGCGTGCACTGCAAGACCTGCGATATCAAGGACCCCACACAGAACATCGTGTGGGTGACACCGGAAGGCGGCGGCGGCCCGAACTACTCGGGTATGTAA